The Streptomyces sp. ICC1 DNA window GGCCAGCAGGTCGCGCTTCGCGGCCAGGTCGGCGCGGAAGGACGTGAAGTACGAGTCCGGCAGGGCCAGCGCCTCGGCGATCGCGTACTGGAAGGGGCCGGAGGAGACGTAGGTGAGGAACTGCTTCGCCGAGCGGACCGCCGTCACCAGCTCCGGGGTCCCGGTCACCCAGCCGACCTTCCAGCCGGTGAAGGAGAAGGTCTTGCCGGCGGAGGAGATGGTGACCGTGCGCTCGCGCATGCCCGGCAGGCCGGCCAGCGGGGTGTGGGCGCCCTCGAAGACCAGGTGCTCGTACACCTCGTCCGTGATGACCAGCAGGTCGCGGGAGACGGCCAGCTCCGCGACCGCGGCCAGCTCGGCGGGGGTGAGGACCGTGCCCGTCGGGTTGTGCGGGGTGTTCAGGAGGAGGAGGCGGGTGCGCGGGGTGACCGCCGCCTTCAGCGCGTCGACGTCCAGGCGGAAATCGGGGGCGCGCAGGGTCAGCGGGACGCGGACCGCGCCGGCCATCGCGATGCAGGCGGCGTACGAGTCGTAGAAGGGCTCCAGGGCGATGACCTCGTCGCCCGGCTCCAGGAGGGCCAGCAGGGTGGCCGCGATGGCCTCCGTGGCGCCCGCCGTGACCAGGACCTCGGTGTCGGGGTCGTAGGCCAGGCCGTAGAAGCGCTGCTGGTGGGCGGCGATCGCGCCGCGCAGCTCCGGGACGCCGGGACCCGGCGGGTACTGGTTGCCCCGGCCGTCGAGGACCGCGCGCGCCGCCGCTTCGGCGATCTCGACCGGGCCGTCGGTGTCGGGGAACCCCTGGCCGAGGTTGATCGCCCCGGTGGAGGCGGCCAGCGCGGACATCTCCGCGAAGATCGTCGTGCCGAAGGCCGCCAGCTTGCGGTTGAGGAAGGGGCGGTTGGTGCGTTCGGGAGCGCTCATGGGCGCCATCCTGT harbors:
- a CDS encoding pyridoxal phosphate-dependent aminotransferase, producing the protein MAPMSAPERTNRPFLNRKLAAFGTTIFAEMSALAASTGAINLGQGFPDTDGPVEIAEAAARAVLDGRGNQYPPGPGVPELRGAIAAHQQRFYGLAYDPDTEVLVTAGATEAIAATLLALLEPGDEVIALEPFYDSYAACIAMAGAVRVPLTLRAPDFRLDVDALKAAVTPRTRLLLLNTPHNPTGTVLTPAELAAVAELAVSRDLLVITDEVYEHLVFEGAHTPLAGLPGMRERTVTISSAGKTFSFTGWKVGWVTGTPELVTAVRSAKQFLTYVSSGPFQYAIAEALALPDSYFTSFRADLAAKRDLLADGLAAAGFEVYRPQGTYFITTDITPLGEKDGLAFCRALPERCGVVAIPNQVFYDDKQAGATQVRWAFCKQTSVLEEAVNRLRRL